In the genome of Hyphomonas sp. Mor2, one region contains:
- a CDS encoding DMT family transporter, which yields MTFRDFLLLAAVCFVWGLNLVVTRWAVAEAGVPPIFFAAIRFAGLALVLFWFLRPIPKQMGILFLIAMGMGAGHFALLFQGLAAAEASAVSVVGQLGVPFSTLMSMAFLGETVGWRRGLGIMLAFAGALLIAVDPQTFSLSFGLIYVVFAALVASAAGILMKRMPSISALQMQAWIGLFSFAPLFAVSGLVEGDQNGWGALLDGGWLVWLATIYAIIGVSVFGHGGFYSLIKKYDISLLSPLTLMTPIWGVVLGVVLLGEVMTLQLVVGAAISLGGVFVILVRPNRVMPEAALGDKVRSVKE from the coding sequence GTGACGTTTCGCGATTTTCTTCTGCTTGCCGCGGTTTGTTTCGTCTGGGGACTGAACCTGGTGGTGACTCGCTGGGCGGTGGCGGAAGCGGGCGTACCTCCCATCTTCTTCGCCGCGATCCGCTTTGCAGGCCTGGCGCTTGTCTTGTTCTGGTTCCTGCGCCCGATCCCGAAACAGATGGGAATCCTGTTCCTCATCGCCATGGGCATGGGGGCGGGACATTTCGCATTGTTGTTCCAGGGCCTGGCCGCCGCAGAGGCCAGCGCCGTCTCTGTCGTCGGCCAGTTGGGGGTTCCGTTTTCAACTCTGATGAGCATGGCCTTTCTCGGTGAGACTGTCGGCTGGCGGAGGGGGCTCGGCATCATGCTTGCCTTTGCCGGCGCACTTCTGATTGCCGTGGACCCTCAGACCTTTTCCTTGAGTTTCGGTCTGATCTACGTCGTCTTCGCAGCTTTGGTCGCCTCCGCAGCGGGGATCCTGATGAAGCGAATGCCATCGATCAGCGCGCTTCAGATGCAAGCCTGGATCGGGCTGTTCAGCTTTGCCCCCTTGTTCGCCGTCTCTGGGCTGGTGGAGGGCGACCAGAATGGCTGGGGGGCGCTGCTGGACGGGGGATGGTTGGTCTGGCTGGCAACGATTTACGCCATTATCGGCGTCAGCGTGTTTGGACATGGCGGCTTCTATTCACTGATCAAGAAGTATGACATCTCGCTGCTGTCCCCGCTCACCCTGATGACGCCCATCTGGGGGGTTGTGCTCGGTGTCGTGCTGCTCGGCGAAGTCATGACTCTGCAACTGGTCGTCGGCGCGGCGATTTCGCTTGGTGGCGTATTTGTTATTCTCGTCCGACCAAATCGGGTTATGCCGGAAGCCGCATTGGGTGACAAAGTCAGGAGCGTAAAGGAATGA
- a CDS encoding N-acetylmuramoyl-L-alanine amidase, producing MKIEALPSPNFNDRKHPIDMLVLHYTGMETGQDALDRMRDKAASVSAHYMLWEDGRVVQLVGEDKRAWHAGISKWQGDEDLNSRSIGIEIVNGGHDWPLTDGGLPPYPDAQVEALIELCGGILGRWEIPAQRIVGHSDIAPARKDDPGEHFPWDRLAHGGIGIWPFSISDDPTAPADENMTGRLQQEPDLIGRGLAPGEIGQSVGRMQTMLARIGYDIPVTESYCDATQACVQAFQRRWVQDRVSGAADLVTLQRIGIVEATYRSTEDET from the coding sequence ATGAAAATCGAAGCGCTGCCGAGTCCCAATTTCAATGATCGCAAACACCCGATCGATATGCTCGTTCTGCACTATACGGGTATGGAAACGGGTCAGGACGCGCTCGACCGCATGCGCGACAAGGCGGCCAGTGTTTCAGCCCATTACATGCTCTGGGAAGATGGCAGGGTCGTGCAATTGGTCGGCGAAGACAAGCGGGCCTGGCATGCCGGGATATCCAAGTGGCAAGGTGACGAGGATCTTAATTCCCGCTCGATCGGGATCGAGATCGTCAATGGTGGGCATGACTGGCCTCTCACGGATGGTGGACTGCCGCCTTACCCTGACGCGCAGGTCGAGGCGTTGATCGAATTGTGCGGCGGCATTCTCGGACGCTGGGAGATACCAGCCCAGCGCATCGTGGGCCATTCGGACATTGCCCCGGCGCGCAAGGATGATCCGGGTGAACACTTTCCCTGGGACCGACTGGCACACGGCGGTATCGGCATTTGGCCATTCTCGATCTCAGACGATCCGACTGCGCCTGCGGATGAAAACATGACGGGGCGCTTGCAGCAGGAACCTGATTTGATCGGTCGTGGTCTCGCGCCCGGCGAGATCGGACAATCGGTTGGGCGTATGCAAACCATGTTGGCCAGGATTGGCTATGATATCCCCGTGACGGAGTCGTATTGCGATGCCACGCAAGCTTGCGTTCAGGCCTTTCAAAGGCGGTGGGTGCAGGACCGTGTGTCCGGTGCGGCGGATCTTGTGACGCTACAAAGAATTGGTATCGTCGAAGCGACCTATCGGAGCACCGAAGATGAAACATGA
- a CDS encoding chromophore lyase CpcT/CpeT, which yields MKHELILCTVAVATAACASSPESSPAETLAGQMTGTFETAIGTDEAMRDRRIQIAPLGAGEWLYYQVNHRSDLSVYRQRILQLEPLPDGSVRQTAWTFDDAEAHADLWDKPNALAALTREDLSTGLEDGCAQVWQLAEGVWRGTVDPETCIIDSTRRGMQIRIGAESVLEADALSLAERGFNLEGEQLWGTAPGDYYRLARAD from the coding sequence ATGAAACATGAGTTGATCCTCTGCACGGTTGCGGTCGCGACTGCCGCCTGCGCCAGCTCGCCAGAGTCTTCTCCGGCGGAGACACTTGCCGGGCAGATGACCGGTACATTTGAAACCGCGATCGGGACGGACGAAGCGATGCGGGATCGGCGCATTCAGATCGCACCACTTGGCGCGGGTGAGTGGCTCTACTATCAGGTCAACCACCGAAGCGATCTCTCAGTCTATCGCCAACGCATCCTGCAATTGGAGCCGCTGCCCGATGGCAGCGTACGGCAAACCGCGTGGACGTTTGATGATGCCGAGGCCCACGCGGATTTGTGGGACAAACCGAACGCGCTGGCTGCGCTTACGCGGGAGGATCTATCCACCGGACTGGAAGATGGATGCGCACAAGTCTGGCAACTCGCAGAAGGGGTTTGGCGCGGGACGGTCGATCCGGAGACCTGCATCATCGATTCCACCCGGAGAGGGATGCAGATACGCATTGGGGCGGAGTCTGTTCTGGAGGCTGACGCGCTCTCTCTGGCTGAGCGTGGATTCAATCTGGAGGGCGAGCAGCTTTGGGGAACCGCCCCGGGAGACTACTATCGGCTTGCCCGCGCCGACTAA
- a CDS encoding DUF4198 domain-containing protein: MTRIAATICIALSMTGASVADTAYVKPSTFSPKAEQTITVEVAFNDFCCEPRYAVRTDTFAIIGPDGESTAPERIESFSNVTILEHEIMASGTTRITTGERLGRKGEYVLLGGTYHLVNSPDATLNEVPEGTPILSSQTATVTDAYVTVGLQDWGAIRAQVGRLAIEPALHPSSVKVGTPFIGRITLDGEPVADQDVLLTNEAQRLRDADGVRTRTDEDGIFSITFTEPGIHLLMTRLQAPAPDGAETDIRSYTTALTLDVSPD; encoded by the coding sequence ATGACCGGAGCGTCTGTGGCAGACACGGCATACGTGAAGCCCTCGACCTTCTCGCCCAAGGCCGAGCAAACCATTACGGTCGAAGTCGCCTTCAATGATTTCTGCTGCGAGCCACGCTATGCCGTGCGCACGGATACGTTCGCTATCATCGGACCAGATGGCGAAAGCACGGCTCCGGAACGGATCGAATCCTTCTCAAATGTGACCATTCTCGAGCACGAGATCATGGCCTCCGGCACAACCCGGATCACGACCGGAGAACGGCTTGGCCGCAAAGGAGAATACGTTCTCCTGGGCGGTACGTATCATCTGGTGAACAGCCCGGATGCGACCCTCAACGAGGTCCCCGAAGGCACCCCAATCCTTTCCTCCCAGACGGCCACCGTGACAGACGCTTATGTCACGGTCGGCCTGCAGGATTGGGGTGCTATTCGGGCGCAGGTGGGCCGGCTCGCCATCGAGCCGGCCTTGCATCCCAGCTCTGTCAAGGTCGGGACGCCATTCATTGGGCGCATCACCCTGGACGGCGAACCGGTCGCCGATCAGGACGTTCTGTTGACCAATGAAGCCCAGCGCCTTCGGGATGCGGATGGTGTCCGAACCCGCACGGACGAGGATGGTATCTTCTCGATTACGTTCACAGAACCCGGCATTCATCTGCTCATGACCCGTCTGCAAGCGCCTGCGCCCGATGGTGCTGAGACGGACATACGCAGCTACACCACGGCCCTCACGCTCGATGTTTCTCCGGACTAG